The sequence below is a genomic window from Nocardia fluminea.
CCGGGCCAGCAGCAGCGCCATCCGGTCGAGCAGCGCGGTGGTGTCGTCGAACGAGCCCGAATCGGCTTGCGCCGCAAGGGCTACCGCGAGCTGACCGCTGCCGACGGGCACCAGTCCGAACTGGCGCACGGTGTAGATCCCGGTGACATCGTCGGGTCCCCAGCCGCCCTTGAACTCGGTGTCGTCGAGCAGTCCGAGACCCCACCCCTGATCCTCGGTGATCTCACCCATCAGCGAGGTGACCACCTCGGCCTGCGGCAGGCACGGCAGGCGCGACGCGAACCGCACCTGGTTGGCCAGCGACCATTCGGTGCCACCGAAGGAGGTGCCGTCGAGTTCGGTGCGGGTGCCCGCCTTGCCGGTGGCCGCGTCGCCCGCCTCGTCGAGGATCTGCTGCACGGCGTCGGCGGCCTCCGGCGCGTCACCGAGGGATTCCCACAGGCCTTCGGCGGCCTCGTTGTCCGACACCGTGATCGCGGCCTCCACCATCTCGAAGATCGACTGGTCGGAGTCGTGGCGCAACGCGGCGACCGCGAGCGGGATCTTGATCGTGGACCAGGCGATGCCGGTGGTCCAATCGCCGTAGATCGTCATCCGGCCGCCGCCGACCGGCATCAACGCCATGCCCACCTGTCCCGGCAGCGTCGACTGCAAGAGGGTGAACTCGGCTGCCAGCGAATCGGGCAGCCCGATGGACAGCCCCGGATGCCAGGCGTCTTCGCTGTTGACGGTGACCGTGGGCGCGCTCACCGCCGTCGGGGTTCCTGGCGTGGCACACGAGGTGGACAGTGCGGCAGCCGCCAGCACCCCACAGAGCAGCAGCCTGCGACAGGCAGCCGCCGTTCCGGTCGACTTCACCACCGAATCCTCCCCACCACCCATCGCGCGTGCTCCGGCGGTGCAAACTTCTCGTCGAGCGCGTCCGGTCACACCCGGACGACTGTTAGCAAGTTTCACCGATTTTCGGCGAGAATTCGAATGAACGTGGTCACACGGTCGGAAGGGGGTCGTTGTGCACGACATCGGTGAAGTGTTCGCGGGGTTCACCATCGAGGCGATGCTGGGTCAGGGCGGCATGGGCACGGTGTATCTGGCCCGGCATCCGCGCCTGGACCGGCTGACCGCGCTCAAGCTGCTCAACCGGGATCTTTTCGCCGACGAACGCGTGCGCGCGCGGTTCGAACGGGAGGCCGATCTCGCCGCCGGGCTCGACCATCCCGGCATCGTCACCGTCTTCGACCGGGGGACCGAGGGCGAACAGCTCTGGATCAGCATGCAATACGTCGACGGGATCGACGCCGCGACGGTCGACCCGATGGCGCTGCCGCCCGAGCGGGCCGTGCAGATCATCGAAGGCGTGGCCGACGCGCTCGATTACGCGCACGGCAGGGGCGTACTGCACCGGGATGTGAAGCCCGCCAACATTTTGCTGGCCCGCTCCACCGGCGGCCAGGGCGAGCGGGTCTTCCTCACCGACTTCGGCATCGCCCGCTTGCGCGCCGACTCCACCCACCTCACCCAGCAGGGAATGTTCACTGCCACACTGGCTTACGCGTCGCCGGAACAGATGACAGGCGCCGAACTCGACCACCGCTCCGACCAGTACTCACTGGCCTGCTCGCTGTACTGGCTGTTCACCGGGCTGGCGCCGTTCGACTCCGCCGACCCGAACGAGATCATCCGCGGCACGCTCTACGCCCCGCCACCGCCCCTGGCGCTGCGCCGGGCGGGCCTGCCGCCGATCATGGACGCCGTCCTGGCCGCCGCGATGGCGAAACATCCCGCGGCCCGGTTCGATTCCTGCGCGGCCTTCGCCAAGGCCGCCCGCCAGGCGCTCACCTCCAAGACCCCACCGGTCCTCCCGCGCCCACCCGCCAACCCGGCACCGATCTACTATCCGCCCGCCCCCCAGCAACCCCCCGCCGCGCCCTACCCGCAGCCAGGTATGGCGCAACCCGGCTACCAACTCCCGCCCGGACAGGCTGCGCCACAACCTCATTGGCAGCCCCCCTCCCGTCCGTTCGGAGCCGTCCCGCCTGTTGCCCCGCGACCGGCCGCGCCTGGTGAAGTTCCCCCGGTCGCCCAGCGACCGGTCGCGCCTGGTGGTGCGGTGCCAGCCGGTGGAGTTCGTCCGGTCGCCCCGGGTCCGGCCGCGCCTGGTGGTGCGGTGCCGGCCGGTGGAGTTCGTCCGGTCGCCCAGGGCCCAGCCGCGTCTGATGGTGCGGTGCCGCCTGGTGAAGTTCGTCCGGTCGCCCCGGGTTCGGCCGCGCCTAGTGGTGCGGTGCCGCCCGGTGAAGTATCGCCGGTGGCCCAGCGCGGTGCAGCGGATCCCGTTGCTGCACAGCCGAATGCGCGCCAATCCTCGCTCGGTGCGGCTGGTGCGGTGTCTGCCGCTTCGTCGGCGGTCGAGGCGTCCGGCGCTGTGCCGCCGTCAGGCGCCCGGTCGCGATCAGGCGCCGTCCCCTCATCGGCCACCGCGCGGCCATCGGTTGGTGCGCAGCGCTCCGCGCCAGGGTCGGTGGAAGACGCGGCGGAGAACGTTGGCGATGCCGGAATCTCTTCCAGCCCAGTGTCTCTGGACAAGTCACCGTCTTCGGCGGCTCGATCGGATAGCGCCGCAGCGCGCAGCGATGAGGACGCCGACGAGGTATCGGCCACTGCGGTAACCGATGTCGTGTCCATGCGTGACGCGGGCGAGCTGGACGCGGCGAACGCCGCGGCACTGACAAACGTCACACTGATCGCTGGAGCCTCGAACGCTGCCCCAGCCGGGCCTGTGACGCCGGAGGAGGCCGCAGGGCAGTCCGGTCAGCCGAGGCAGCCCGGCAGTGCAGCACAGGGCAACGCGGGCCAGCCGGGCAGCGCGGGCCAGCCGGGCAATGCAGCCCAGCCGGGCAACGCAGGCCAGCCGGGCAACGCAGGCCAGTCGGGCAACGCGGGCCAGCCAGGTAACGCGGGCCAGCCGGGCAACGCGGGCCAGCCAGGTAACGCGGGCCAGCCAGGTAACGCGGGCCAGCCGGGCAACGCGGGGCGGCAGGGTAACGCGGGCCGGCCGGGCAATGTGGGGCAGTCAAGCGGTGCGGGGCAGCAAGGTAGCCCCGGACAGCAGGTTGCCGTGGGGCAGCCGGGGGGTAAGGGTCAGCGGCAAGGGGCAGGGGGGCCGGGGATGGTGCCGCATCGGGGGTATTGGCCGGTGCCTCGGCGGGTTTCGGGGGTGCAGCGGTTCGGGTGGGTGGTGTTGGTGGCGCTGGTTGTGGTGTTGGTGGCGTTGGTTGTCGCGTTGGTTGTCGTCGTGTTGCCGGGGGACGACGGTGATTCCGACGCGGAGAGTGGGGCGAGTGGGCCCGCTGATTCGGTGGCGGAGGTGGTGGATTCGTTCGCGGAGAGCCGGCGGGTTTTTCCGACCTTGGTTCCGCAGGGGCAGATGAGTGATGGGGTGGGGTATCGGGGGGCGCGGTGTGTGGGGGTGCGCAATGTCAGTGAGCTGGCGTGGAAAGAGCCGGCGTTGCAGTGGACTCCGATCACGACCGGGTGGCAGTGCGAGCGGTTCGACAATCAGTCGGGGGCGGTGAGCTACCTGGTGCTCGAATACGCGACCGTGAGCCAGGCGCGGTCGGTGCTGGAGGCGCTGCCCGCGATGGTTCGCTACGCCGGGAACAAGGACGAAGTGCCGTTCGCGCTACAGCGGTGGGTGGTTCCGGATCCGGCGAGCATCCGCGTCCAGACCGCACACCAGGTGCTGAGTTTTCCTGGCGACTCCGCCCGCGCGAATTACCTTGTCGCGGTGAGCCGCCGGGGCAGCAGCGGTACCGGTGGCGCCACCCGCCCCTCCGCGCAGGACGAGGTCATCGCCTGGTGGGACGAAGTTCCCCTCTGATCGGTGACACGGCCGATACCGCGGCGGTCGAGCCCGCGACACCGCGGGCACCGGCACCGTGCCCGACCTGTTCATCCCGGCGAGAAGGTGCCGGCGACCGACTCAGTCCACCGCCAGCGCTGCCACGATCGGCATTCGTGCCGCACGCAAGGCGGGCGGGATGGAGCCGAGCAGCGCCAGGATCAGCGCGACCGCACCGTAGACCGCGATCAGGGGGCTCGGCCGGTAGACGATGTCGATGGTCATCGCGTGGCCGATCGCCACGGTGGCCAGATACTGCACCGCGATACCGACGACGAGACCGATCGCCGCGCCGATGAATCCGATGCCCGCCGCTTCGGCCAGCACCGAACGCAGCAGGAACTTGCGGTTGGTGCCCATGGCTCGCAGCACCCCCAGCTCCCTGCGACGTTCGAGAACCGACAGCATCAGGGTGTTCAGCAACGCCACCGTCGCCACCAGGACGACGATCCACAGGATCATGTTGCTCATGGCGGCACCCTGCTGGACGCTCGAGGAGATCGCGTCCACCATGTCGGCGCCGGTGTCGACATGGATTTCCTGGGGAACCATCGCGCGGACCGCGGCCCGCACCGCGTCGGGATCGGCACCGGGCGAGTACTGGATCGACAGGATCGTCTCGCCGGGACGCTGATACCACTCCCGCATCTGGTCGAGGTTCATCATCACCACGCCGGATACCGCCGTGAAGTACGGAATCACTTGCAGTACAGCGGTTTTACGCTCCCCCGAGGGGGTCGGCATGGTGATCTCGTCGCCGACGGCGAGCGAGAGCGACCGTGCCACATCACGGGTGATGACGACACCTTCGCGCCGCTCCATCCGGTCGATCACCGCCCGGTCGACCGCGCCGAGGCGAGTATCGGCGGTGCTCGGCGGATAGCCCTGCAACATCACCCGGCCGCTGCCGATGGTCGCGAAGGCCATCTGAGCGGGGCTCACCCGTTCCACGCCCGGTACGTTCGCGACCCGCGCGGCCAGGCCGTCGGGCAGGACGGGCCCGGTGGGGAACTGTTCGACGGGACTCGGGCTCACGTAAAGATCGGTGTCGCCGAGACTGTGGAACGAATCGGTCGCCGACTTCACCATGTTGCCCGAGGCCCCACCGAGCGCGACCACGGCCGCGACACCGATCATCACCGTCATCGCGGTGGCCCACACGCGGCGCGGCGCACGTTCCAGCGTCGTCGCCCCGAGCGCGCCCGGTGCGCCGAACCAGCGGGCGATCGCCGCGGAACCGCGCACGATCGGCCCGGTGGCGGCGAAACAGAGGAACACCGTCGCGGTGAACGAGGTCGTGATCGCGGCCAGCGACAGGCGCCCGAGGTCGAGGAACGCGATGACCACCGCCGCCGCACCGAGGAGCACACCCGCGGCCAGGGCGACCCAGCGCAGCGCCGAGCCGGTCGCCGCCGCGTCGCCGGCCTCCACCGGCGCCAACGCCTCGACGGGCGCGACCTTGTAGACCTGTCTGGCCGCGATCGACGCCGCCAGCACCGTCGCCACCACACACGCGGCGATCGCCACGGGGATCGCGTAGTTCGGCACCTGGAATTCGGTGCGCGCCTCGACCGATTGCACGATCGCGGCAGGCAGCCGGTCGATCGCGAACCGCCCCATCAGCGCGCCGATCGCCGCGCCGATCGCCCCGCCGATCAGCCCGAGCATCGCGGCCTCGACGAGCAGATCACGCACCATCGGCGCGCGCTTGCCGCCGATCGCCCGCAACAGTGACAGCGTCGGCCTGCGTTGCGCCACCGCCATACTCATCGCGTTGTAGATCAGGAAGGCCGACACGATCAGCGCGGCCGCCGACGACATCAGTGTGGAATACCGCATGATCTGGATCGCGCCACCGGCCTGCGCGGTGCGCAGACTGGGCTCGGCCACCACGGCGCGCCCGTCCACCGCCTCCGTGAGGGCGGTGCGCAGCGCGGCCACATCGGTGCCGGGTTTCACCACGATCTGCACCGAATCGAGCTTGCCGACCCGGTCGGTGAGGAATTGGATCAGCGGCAGCGGACCCGCCACCACGTGCCCGCCGTTGAGCCGGTCGGTCGCCTCGGAGTCGAGAACGGCGGCCACCTTCGCGGTGCCCGCTCCGACCGGCACCGCGTCGCCTTCGCGCAGGCCCATGGCCGCGCCGACCAGGACACCGCGCTCGGTGCTCAGCAATTTGGTGGTGTACTGCGACATCGGCCCGGCCAGATCGCTGCCGAGCGCGCCGATCGTCTGATCCGCGCCGATCAGCAGTGCTCGGTCCGGGCCCGCGCCCAGGGTGCCGCGCAACATCGGCACCGCCGTGGCCACCCCGGGCGTCGCGGCGATCCGGGGGAGCAGTGACTGTTCGAAGCCCGCGTCGGTGATACCGGTGATCTCGAGTTCGGCCGTGCCGGCCAGGCCCTTGGTGAGCTTGTCGACCGACCCGGTCACCGACCCGGAGATACTCAGCACCGCGACGATCAGCGCGGCCGAGACGCCCATCACCGCCCCCGACATCAGGGTGCGACCGGGATGGCGGAGCAGTTCACCGAAGTTGAACAGCCGCAATCGATCGATGGCGGCCGCGATCATGCGTCGACTCGCGAAGCGACGC
It includes:
- a CDS encoding ABC transporter permease, yielding MIAAAIDRLRLFNFGELLRHPGRTLMSGAVMGVSAALIVAVLSISGSVTGSVDKLTKGLAGTAELEITGITDAGFEQSLLPRIAATPGVATAVPMLRGTLGAGPDRALLIGADQTIGALGSDLAGPMSQYTTKLLSTERGVLVGAAMGLREGDAVPVGAGTAKVAAVLDSEATDRLNGGHVVAGPLPLIQFLTDRVGKLDSVQIVVKPGTDVAALRTALTEAVDGRAVVAEPSLRTAQAGGAIQIMRYSTLMSSAAALIVSAFLIYNAMSMAVAQRRPTLSLLRAIGGKRAPMVRDLLVEAAMLGLIGGAIGAAIGALMGRFAIDRLPAAIVQSVEARTEFQVPNYAIPVAIAACVVATVLAASIAARQVYKVAPVEALAPVEAGDAAATGSALRWVALAAGVLLGAAAVVIAFLDLGRLSLAAITTSFTATVFLCFAATGPIVRGSAAIARWFGAPGALGATTLERAPRRVWATAMTVMIGVAAVVALGGASGNMVKSATDSFHSLGDTDLYVSPSPVEQFPTGPVLPDGLAARVANVPGVERVSPAQMAFATIGSGRVMLQGYPPSTADTRLGAVDRAVIDRMERREGVVITRDVARSLSLAVGDEITMPTPSGERKTAVLQVIPYFTAVSGVVMMNLDQMREWYQRPGETILSIQYSPGADPDAVRAAVRAMVPQEIHVDTGADMVDAISSSVQQGAAMSNMILWIVVLVATVALLNTLMLSVLERRRELGVLRAMGTNRKFLLRSVLAEAAGIGFIGAAIGLVVGIAVQYLATVAIGHAMTIDIVYRPSPLIAVYGAVALILALLGSIPPALRAARMPIVAALAVD
- a CDS encoding serine hydrolase, producing MKSTGTAAACRRLLLCGVLAAAALSTSCATPGTPTAVSAPTVTVNSEDAWHPGLSIGLPDSLAAEFTLLQSTLPGQVGMALMPVGGGRMTIYGDWTTGIAWSTIKIPLAVAALRHDSDQSIFEMVEAAITVSDNEAAEGLWESLGDAPEAADAVQQILDEAGDAATGKAGTRTELDGTSFGGTEWSLANQVRFASRLPCLPQAEVVTSLMGEITEDQGWGLGLLDDTEFKGGWGPDDVTGIYTVRQFGLVPVGSGQLAVALAAQADSGSFDDTTALLDRMALLLARHLPNLRGGVCPR
- a CDS encoding protein kinase domain-containing protein, translated to MHDIGEVFAGFTIEAMLGQGGMGTVYLARHPRLDRLTALKLLNRDLFADERVRARFEREADLAAGLDHPGIVTVFDRGTEGEQLWISMQYVDGIDAATVDPMALPPERAVQIIEGVADALDYAHGRGVLHRDVKPANILLARSTGGQGERVFLTDFGIARLRADSTHLTQQGMFTATLAYASPEQMTGAELDHRSDQYSLACSLYWLFTGLAPFDSADPNEIIRGTLYAPPPPLALRRAGLPPIMDAVLAAAMAKHPAARFDSCAAFAKAARQALTSKTPPVLPRPPANPAPIYYPPAPQQPPAAPYPQPGMAQPGYQLPPGQAAPQPHWQPPSRPFGAVPPVAPRPAAPGEVPPVAQRPVAPGGAVPAGGVRPVAPGPAAPGGAVPAGGVRPVAQGPAASDGAVPPGEVRPVAPGSAAPSGAVPPGEVSPVAQRGAADPVAAQPNARQSSLGAAGAVSAASSAVEASGAVPPSGARSRSGAVPSSATARPSVGAQRSAPGSVEDAAENVGDAGISSSPVSLDKSPSSAARSDSAAARSDEDADEVSATAVTDVVSMRDAGELDAANAAALTNVTLIAGASNAAPAGPVTPEEAAGQSGQPRQPGSAAQGNAGQPGSAGQPGNAAQPGNAGQPGNAGQSGNAGQPGNAGQPGNAGQPGNAGQPGNAGQPGNAGRQGNAGRPGNVGQSSGAGQQGSPGQQVAVGQPGGKGQRQGAGGPGMVPHRGYWPVPRRVSGVQRFGWVVLVALVVVLVALVVALVVVVLPGDDGDSDAESGASGPADSVAEVVDSFAESRRVFPTLVPQGQMSDGVGYRGARCVGVRNVSELAWKEPALQWTPITTGWQCERFDNQSGAVSYLVLEYATVSQARSVLEALPAMVRYAGNKDEVPFALQRWVVPDPASIRVQTAHQVLSFPGDSARANYLVAVSRRGSSGTGGATRPSAQDEVIAWWDEVPL